Proteins co-encoded in one Mycobacterium mantenii genomic window:
- a CDS encoding thiolase family protein has product MGLRGEAAIVGYVELPPERLNKASPAPFVLEQWAELGAAALEDAGLPGDVVNGIAASHLAESEIFVPSTVAEYLGVGARFAEHVDLGGASAAAMVWRAAAAVELGICDAVLCALPARYITPSSKKKPRPMVDAMFFGSSSNQYGSPQAEFEIPYGNLGQNGPYGQVAQRYAAVYGYDERAMAKIVVDQRVNANHTDGAIWKDKPLTVDDVLASPVIADPLHMLEIVMPCVGGAAVIVASADVAKRSCNRPVWIKGFGEHVPFKTPTYAEDLLNTPIAAAADTAFAMTDLSREQMDMVSIYDCYTITVLLSLEDAGFCEKGKGMEFVANHDLTFRGDFPLNTAGGQLGFGQAGLAGGMHHVCDATRQIMGRAGAAQVADCNRAFVSGNGGILSEQTTLILQGD; this is encoded by the coding sequence ATGGGATTACGCGGAGAAGCCGCGATCGTCGGATACGTCGAACTTCCGCCCGAGCGGCTCAACAAGGCCTCGCCCGCGCCGTTCGTCCTCGAGCAGTGGGCGGAACTAGGTGCGGCCGCGCTCGAGGACGCGGGCCTGCCGGGAGACGTCGTCAACGGAATCGCGGCATCGCACCTTGCCGAGTCGGAGATCTTTGTCCCGTCTACGGTCGCCGAATACCTGGGCGTGGGAGCGCGATTCGCCGAGCACGTCGATCTGGGCGGAGCCAGCGCCGCGGCCATGGTGTGGCGCGCGGCCGCGGCCGTCGAGCTGGGGATCTGCGACGCCGTCCTGTGCGCGCTGCCCGCGCGCTACATCACCCCGTCGTCCAAGAAGAAGCCCCGGCCCATGGTCGACGCGATGTTCTTCGGCTCGTCGAGCAATCAATATGGCTCTCCGCAGGCCGAATTCGAGATTCCCTACGGAAACCTCGGCCAGAACGGACCGTACGGTCAGGTGGCGCAGCGTTACGCCGCGGTCTATGGCTACGACGAGCGCGCGATGGCCAAAATCGTGGTCGACCAGCGGGTCAACGCCAACCACACCGACGGCGCGATCTGGAAGGACAAGCCACTGACCGTCGACGACGTGCTGGCCAGCCCGGTCATCGCCGACCCGCTGCACATGCTCGAGATCGTGATGCCCTGCGTCGGGGGCGCCGCGGTCATCGTCGCCAGCGCGGACGTCGCCAAGCGGTCGTGTAATCGCCCGGTGTGGATCAAGGGCTTCGGCGAACACGTGCCATTCAAAACGCCGACGTATGCCGAGGATCTGCTCAACACCCCGATCGCCGCCGCGGCGGACACCGCGTTCGCGATGACCGATCTGAGCCGTGAGCAGATGGACATGGTCTCGATCTACGACTGCTACACCATCACCGTGTTGCTCTCGCTGGAGGATGCCGGCTTCTGCGAGAAGGGCAAGGGCATGGAGTTCGTCGCGAATCATGACCTGACCTTCCGCGGTGACTTCCCGCTCAACACGGCCGGCGGGCAATTGGGTTTCGGCCAAGCGGGTTTGGCCGGTGGAATGCACCATGTCTGCGACGCCACCCGCCAGATCATGGGCCGGGCGGGCGCCGCGCAGGTCGCGGACTGCAACCGGGCCTTCGTGTCCGGCAACGGGGGGATCCTGTCCGAGCAGACCACGCTGATTCTGCAAGGGGACTGA